Proteins found in one Aquibium microcysteis genomic segment:
- a CDS encoding nucleotide disphospho-sugar-binding domain-containing protein: MTSSRTIALFPEASFGAALNCVGIAQELRRMGARPVFICHPGFSGVFAEYGFAEYQLGSGADGSTDWTGFIARHQDAFRQTPDRQLDSYVGPTWDAIVDTAIAVETPLRQLLASLKPDGIVLDNVVMFPAVANAGVPWIRVISCAETELPDPNVPPYLSGLGLADRDRWSDFARRYEAVTASAHKRFGAFLAECGLAPPPAPNFLDPSPWLNLLLAPEIIRHDRAVALDPDRFVFLDGCVRQEADYQPPRFASHNDAPLVLTSFGSLGAMDVGMTRRMIEVFADLPCRFLVNGGSWSDEYSAVPDNVYVAGWFPQPSVVAQSSLFIHHGGNNSFCEALTFGVPSLVMPYCWDGHDNARRAAETGVGRALDRYRWEPAELAEAIRALLGDEAMRARLQENAVCMKAHQGARRAAETILDVVNRAAAPRRAAG, from the coding sequence ATGACCTCATCCAGGACCATCGCCCTGTTTCCCGAAGCGAGCTTCGGCGCGGCGCTGAACTGCGTCGGCATCGCCCAGGAACTGCGCCGCATGGGCGCGCGGCCGGTCTTCATCTGCCATCCGGGCTTCAGCGGCGTCTTCGCGGAATATGGTTTCGCCGAGTATCAGCTCGGCTCCGGTGCGGACGGCTCAACCGACTGGACCGGCTTCATCGCCCGCCACCAGGACGCCTTCCGTCAGACGCCCGACCGCCAGCTCGACAGCTATGTCGGGCCAACCTGGGACGCGATCGTCGACACCGCCATCGCCGTCGAGACGCCGCTTCGCCAGCTGCTCGCCAGCCTGAAGCCCGACGGCATCGTGCTCGACAACGTCGTGATGTTTCCGGCCGTCGCCAATGCCGGCGTGCCCTGGATCCGCGTGATCTCCTGCGCCGAGACCGAACTGCCGGACCCGAACGTGCCACCCTACCTGTCGGGCCTCGGCCTGGCGGACCGTGACCGCTGGTCGGATTTCGCCCGCCGCTACGAGGCCGTCACCGCGTCGGCCCACAAGCGCTTCGGTGCCTTCCTCGCCGAATGCGGCCTTGCACCGCCGCCGGCCCCGAATTTCCTCGACCCGTCGCCCTGGCTCAACCTGCTGCTGGCGCCCGAGATCATCCGACATGACCGCGCCGTGGCGCTCGACCCCGACCGCTTCGTCTTCCTCGACGGCTGCGTGCGCCAGGAGGCCGACTACCAGCCGCCGCGCTTCGCCAGCCACAATGACGCGCCGCTGGTGCTGACGAGCTTCGGTTCACTGGGGGCCATGGACGTCGGCATGACCCGGCGGATGATCGAGGTCTTCGCCGACCTTCCCTGTCGCTTCCTCGTCAATGGCGGCTCGTGGAGCGACGAATACTCCGCCGTGCCCGACAACGTCTATGTCGCCGGCTGGTTTCCGCAGCCGTCGGTCGTCGCCCAGTCCAGCCTGTTCATCCACCACGGCGGCAACAATTCCTTCTGCGAGGCACTCACCTTCGGCGTGCCGTCGCTGGTGATGCCCTATTGCTGGGACGGCCACGACAATGCCCGCCGCGCCGCCGAGACCGGTGTCGGCCGCGCGCTCGACCGCTACCGCTGGGAGCCTGCGGAGCTTGCCGAAGCGATCCGCGCGCTGCTCGGCGACGAGGCGATGCGGGCACGGCTGCAGGAGAACGCCGTTTGCATGAAAGCGCATCAGGGCGCGCGGCGGGCCGCCGAGACCATCCTGGACGTGGTGAACCGTGCCGCGGCGCCGCGCCGGGCGGCCGGATGA
- a CDS encoding aldehyde dehydrogenase family protein, giving the protein MRDGLFIDGEWVAPTRGGSFPVVDPATEEVFAQAPAGTAEDVDRAVAAARRAFDEGPWPRMTGRERAAILRRIADGVTARQDELARLEVRDNGKPLPEALWDIGDVAGCFSYYAGLAEALDDEAETIPLADDRFSTKVVREPVGVAGAIVPWNYPLLMAVWKVAPALAAGCTMVLKPSELTPLTALELGAIVAEAGLPAGALNIVTGTGPDAGQPLTEHPGVDKLAFTGSVPTGSKVMMAAARDIKAVSLELGGKSPFVVFADADVEAAVEWIMFGIFWNQGQVCSATSRVLVEESLYPALLERLVAEAAKIRIGNGLEEGTLLGPLVSKGQYDKVLAAIARGRDDGATVAGGGRRPAGLDTGYFLEPTILTDMAEDSVVWREEIFGPVVCVKPFRDEADAVRMANDSRFGLAAAVMSKDRARCDRVARAFRAGIVWINCSQPTFTEAPWGGYKQSGIGRELGRWGLANYLEVKQITAYETDRPWGWYIK; this is encoded by the coding sequence ATGCGAGACGGGCTCTTCATCGATGGCGAGTGGGTGGCTCCGACGAGGGGAGGCAGCTTCCCGGTGGTCGACCCCGCGACGGAGGAGGTCTTCGCGCAGGCGCCTGCCGGGACCGCCGAGGATGTCGACCGGGCGGTCGCAGCGGCACGCAGGGCCTTCGACGAGGGTCCGTGGCCGCGGATGACCGGCCGCGAGCGCGCGGCCATCCTGCGCCGCATCGCCGACGGCGTGACCGCGCGCCAGGACGAACTCGCCCGCCTCGAGGTGCGCGACAACGGCAAGCCGCTGCCCGAGGCGCTGTGGGACATCGGCGACGTCGCCGGCTGCTTCTCCTATTATGCGGGGCTCGCCGAGGCGCTCGACGACGAAGCGGAGACGATTCCGCTCGCCGACGACCGTTTTTCCACCAAGGTGGTGCGCGAGCCGGTCGGCGTCGCGGGCGCCATCGTGCCGTGGAACTACCCGCTGCTGATGGCCGTGTGGAAAGTGGCACCGGCGCTGGCGGCCGGCTGCACCATGGTGCTGAAGCCGTCCGAACTTACCCCGCTGACGGCGCTGGAGCTCGGCGCGATCGTCGCCGAGGCGGGCTTGCCCGCCGGCGCGCTCAACATCGTCACCGGCACCGGACCCGATGCCGGCCAGCCGCTGACCGAGCATCCCGGCGTCGACAAGCTCGCCTTCACCGGTTCCGTGCCGACGGGCTCGAAGGTGATGATGGCGGCGGCGCGCGACATCAAGGCCGTCTCGCTCGAACTCGGCGGCAAGTCGCCCTTCGTCGTCTTTGCCGATGCCGACGTCGAGGCCGCCGTCGAATGGATCATGTTCGGCATCTTCTGGAACCAGGGCCAGGTCTGCTCGGCCACCTCGCGCGTTCTGGTCGAGGAGAGCCTCTACCCCGCGCTGCTGGAGCGCCTCGTTGCCGAGGCCGCGAAGATCCGCATCGGCAACGGCCTGGAGGAGGGGACGCTGCTCGGCCCGCTGGTCTCGAAGGGCCAGTACGACAAGGTGCTCGCCGCCATCGCGCGGGGCAGGGACGACGGTGCGACTGTGGCGGGCGGGGGACGCCGCCCGGCCGGACTCGATACCGGCTACTTCCTCGAACCCACCATTCTGACGGACATGGCGGAGGATTCCGTCGTCTGGCGCGAGGAGATCTTCGGGCCGGTCGTCTGCGTGAAGCCTTTCCGGGACGAGGCCGACGCGGTGCGGATGGCCAACGACAGCCGCTTCGGCCTCGCCGCCGCGGTGATGTCGAAGGACCGCGCGCGCTGCGACCGCGTCGCGCGCGCCTTCCGCGCCGGCATCGTCTGGATCAACTGCTCGCAGCCGACCTTCACCGAAGCGCCCTGGGGCGGCTACAAGCAGTCCGGCATCGGCCGCGAGCTCGGCCGATGGGGCCTTGCGAACTATCTCGAGGTCAAGCAGATCACCGCCTACGAGACCGACCGGCCCTGGGGCTGGTACATCAAGTAG
- a CDS encoding DUF6065 family protein, with protein sequence MRFTAYVEDGQELDIRPARAERAWMSKLNEGFAYGCLPMMISNQHGWEICSPVGFTAIWNGGDHPDCVAILPDEPGNHRIVSHFGFGIVTFSFPAVFRTEPGYDLVIQGPPNMPVDGASPLSGTVETDWLLSSIAMHWQLTRPNHAVRFRKGDPLVQVFPTRRGDLEAFAPEMKRVSDDPEVAGYMEEWLTRRRAFQAALHQPDSPAREQRWPGHYRRGQDVTGTKVAPPDHRTRQRLASFEDRRSKEPKPQ encoded by the coding sequence ATGCGATTCACCGCCTATGTCGAGGACGGCCAGGAACTCGACATCCGGCCGGCGCGCGCGGAACGGGCCTGGATGTCGAAGCTCAACGAAGGCTTCGCCTATGGCTGCCTGCCGATGATGATATCCAACCAGCATGGCTGGGAGATATGCTCGCCGGTCGGCTTCACGGCCATCTGGAACGGCGGCGATCACCCGGACTGCGTCGCGATCCTCCCCGACGAACCCGGCAATCACCGGATCGTCAGCCATTTCGGCTTCGGCATCGTCACCTTCTCGTTCCCGGCGGTGTTTCGCACCGAGCCGGGTTATGATCTCGTGATCCAGGGCCCCCCGAACATGCCGGTCGACGGGGCCTCGCCCCTCTCGGGCACGGTGGAGACCGACTGGCTCCTCTCCTCCATCGCCATGCACTGGCAGCTCACGCGCCCCAACCACGCCGTCCGGTTCCGCAAGGGCGATCCGCTCGTTCAGGTCTTCCCGACCCGCCGCGGCGATCTGGAGGCATTCGCGCCGGAGATGAAGCGCGTTTCCGACGACCCGGAGGTGGCCGGCTACATGGAAGAATGGCTCACCAGACGGCGCGCCTTCCAGGCCGCCCTTCACCAGCCGGATTCGCCCGCGCGGGAGCAGCGCTGGCCGGGACACTACAGGCGCGGCCAGGACGTCACCGGGACGAAGGTCGCTCCGCCCGATCACCGCACGCGGCAGAGGCTCGCTTCCTTCGAAGACCGACGATCGAAAGAACCGAAACCGCAGTGA
- a CDS encoding lasso peptide biosynthesis B2 protein, which yields MTPFPPVAVPFPASVWIAARLLPACVGSSELDRLLAMATPPPGASAYREFSAQAIVSAVKRAARRPWVMRDRRCLREGLLAFRYLSLAGHRPQLHFALEPGSLSDGRLSAHCWITVGGEVLMNPPTPTMMLLFVWDGARMTKPEGMADATVNSHG from the coding sequence ATGACTCCGTTCCCGCCGGTCGCCGTGCCGTTTCCCGCCAGCGTCTGGATCGCTGCGCGGCTGCTGCCGGCCTGCGTCGGCTCTTCGGAACTCGATCGCCTGCTTGCCATGGCCACGCCGCCGCCGGGAGCGTCCGCCTATCGCGAATTCAGCGCCCAGGCCATTGTCTCCGCGGTGAAGCGTGCGGCGCGCCGTCCGTGGGTGATGCGGGATAGGCGCTGCCTGCGCGAGGGTCTGCTCGCGTTCCGCTATCTGAGCCTCGCCGGTCACCGGCCGCAGCTGCATTTCGCCCTCGAGCCGGGCTCGCTGAGCGACGGCAGGCTGTCGGCACATTGCTGGATCACGGTCGGCGGCGAGGTTCTGATGAACCCGCCGACGCCGACGATGATGCTCCTGTTCGTATGGGATGGTGCACGCATGACGAAACCGGAAGGCATGGCGGACGCGACGGTGAACAGCCATGGATGA
- a CDS encoding PqqD family peptide modification chaperone — protein sequence MNDANSAGEDVYRLADDVSLQPLGEGEGGVVLMLKSGDIYTVNDTTLDFLTNLDGARSLRACAEAIAAVYDIDPATAAADLAAIAADLASEQIVIRVA from the coding sequence TTGAACGACGCGAATTCCGCCGGCGAGGACGTCTACAGGCTTGCCGACGACGTGTCCCTGCAGCCGCTTGGGGAAGGCGAAGGAGGGGTCGTTCTCATGCTCAAGTCCGGCGATATCTACACCGTCAACGACACGACGCTCGACTTCCTCACCAATCTCGACGGCGCGCGCAGCCTCCGCGCCTGCGCGGAGGCCATCGCGGCGGTGTACGACATCGACCCGGCGACAGCGGCGGCGGACCTGGCTGCGATCGCGGCGGATCTTGCCTCCGAGCAGATCGTCATCCGGGTGGCATGA